From Brucella anthropi ATCC 49188:
CGAAAGCACGGTTTCTCCTGCCCCAGCCAAGCAGGTCGCTCGTGAGACCAGCGCAAAATATGCCGGTGTTCTCTATGTTGATTCACTTTCGGACCCCGACGGTCCCGTGCCGACATATATTGATCTCCTGAAAGTCACCTCCAGCGCGATTGCCCAAGGGCTCAAACAATGAATGCACCCATAGACCTTCATGGAGATACCTTCGCCATGCTGGATAAAAGCGCGGTCGACGGTATCAATGTGAGAAATGCAACTGTCACGTATCGAAACGGCCATACGGCTTTACACAATGCAAGTTTTACGACCCCAACCGGAACGATTACAGCGCTTGTCGGCGTCAACGGATCCGGCAAGTCGACCCTGTTCAAAGCGATTATGGGGTTTGTCAAACTAGCCAAGGGCGAAATATCTATTCTCGGAATGCCGGTTGGGGCCGCGCTCAAGAAGAACCTAGTGGCTTACGTCCCGCAAAGTGAGGACGTCGACTGGAACTTTCCGGTTCTCGTTGAAGATGTCGTCATGATGGGTCGCTACGGCCATATGGGCATGATGCGCATCCCGCGCCGCGCCGACAAAGAAGCCGTAGAAAAAGCGCTTGATCGCGTGAATATGCTCGAATTTCGTCATCGACAGATCGGTGAGCTTTCAGGCGGGCAAAAGAAACGGGTATTTCTTGCGCGAGCGCTCGCACAAGACGGGCGCGTCATTCTTCTGGATGAACCCTTCACTGGCGTAGATGTGAAGACCGAAGAAGCAATCGTCACACTTCTTCGCAGTTTGCGAGATGAGGGGCGCGTCATGCTGGTCTCGACCCACAATCTTGGCAGTGTTCCCGAATTCTGCGACCGAACCGTATTACTGAAACGAACAGTTCTCGGTTACGGGCCGACTGCGGAGGTTTTCACACAAGAGAACCTCGAAAAGACTTTCGGCGGCGTGCTGCGCCATCTTGTACTCGGCGAGACTAGCGGTGCAGGACGAGGCGCCGTCAGCGTCATAACTGACGATGAGCGCCCGTTTGTTGTTTATGAGAACGAAGACTCCGCGACCCGCAAACGGAGT
This genomic window contains:
- a CDS encoding manganese/iron ABC transporter ATP-binding protein, with product MLDKSAVDGINVRNATVTYRNGHTALHNASFTTPTGTITALVGVNGSGKSTLFKAIMGFVKLAKGEISILGMPVGAALKKNLVAYVPQSEDVDWNFPVLVEDVVMMGRYGHMGMMRIPRRADKEAVEKALDRVNMLEFRHRQIGELSGGQKKRVFLARALAQDGRVILLDEPFTGVDVKTEEAIVTLLRSLRDEGRVMLVSTHNLGSVPEFCDRTVLLKRTVLGYGPTAEVFTQENLEKTFGGVLRHLVLGETSGAGRGAVSVITDDERPFVVYENEDSATRKRSQEQ